The Acinetobacter pittii genome contains a region encoding:
- a CDS encoding TetR/AcrR family transcriptional regulator: MQSAQELLERLYPGRRAALKRQILLDALSCFLENGIETTSIEMIRSKSDSSVGAIYHHFKNKEGIVATLFFAALDDQAALRDDYLEGAKSLQDVLYAFIHSYIDWVSEQPEFAKFLISARFSVMQGEDQERLVQKNKLRNQKIFSEISKYAEAGFLKTIPHELLLSLVIGSTENYCRAWLSQRVTSNPKVYKDILAKAAWDSLQNLS; this comes from the coding sequence ATGCAATCTGCACAAGAGTTATTAGAACGGTTATATCCAGGCAGAAGAGCTGCTTTAAAGAGACAGATTTTGTTAGATGCTTTGTCTTGTTTCTTGGAAAATGGAATTGAAACCACAAGTATTGAGATGATTCGTTCAAAATCTGACAGTAGTGTAGGGGCTATTTATCACCACTTTAAAAATAAAGAAGGAATCGTTGCGACTTTATTCTTTGCTGCTTTAGATGACCAAGCGGCGTTAAGAGATGACTATCTGGAAGGCGCAAAATCCCTTCAAGACGTTTTATATGCTTTTATTCATAGTTATATTGATTGGGTAAGTGAACAACCTGAGTTTGCTAAATTTTTAATATCTGCTCGTTTTAGTGTGATGCAGGGTGAGGATCAAGAGCGTCTTGTTCAAAAAAATAAATTAAGAAATCAGAAAATCTTTAGTGAAATTTCAAAGTATGCTGAGGCCGGATTTTTAAAAACTATACCTCATGAGTTATTACTCTCATTAGTCATTGGATCAACAGAAAATTATTGCCGTGCATGGTTATCACAACGAGTTACCTCAAATCCTAAAGTTTATAAAGATATTTTGGCAAAAGCCGCGTGGGATTCTTTGCAAAATTTGAGTTAA
- a CDS encoding SIMPL domain-containing protein (The SIMPL domain is named for its presence in mouse protein SIMPL (signalling molecule that associates with mouse pelle-like kinase). Bacterial member BP26, from Brucella, was shown to assemble into a channel-like structure, while YggE from E. coli has been associated with resistance to oxidative stress.), which translates to MRTLAVSTLLLGSLLSPLVFAQDDNALNYNIVNVQAEASRQVSNDEMHATLYIEKSNKQPAELSNQINQLMNQALNISRKYPQVKVETGAQSTYPIYDNDSNKLKEWRGRAEIRLESKDFKAASQLVNELQQNFQTQSINFTVSDEQRKKVENELMVEASKNFQQRAQMLTQAWNKNQYTLVNLNLNTNNYFPQPVMRASMAKFAAAEAAPAQDMAAGESKITVNANGSIQFK; encoded by the coding sequence ATGCGTACTTTAGCCGTCTCTACCCTTCTTTTAGGTTCCCTCCTTAGCCCTTTAGTTTTTGCTCAGGATGATAATGCTTTGAACTACAATATTGTGAATGTACAAGCTGAAGCTTCTCGCCAAGTTTCAAACGATGAAATGCATGCAACTTTATATATTGAAAAAAGTAACAAACAACCAGCCGAACTTTCAAATCAAATTAATCAATTGATGAATCAAGCGCTTAATATTTCTCGTAAATATCCTCAAGTAAAAGTGGAAACTGGCGCTCAGAGCACTTATCCAATTTACGATAATGATAGCAATAAGTTAAAAGAATGGCGTGGCCGCGCTGAAATCCGTCTTGAAAGTAAAGACTTTAAAGCTGCTAGCCAGTTAGTAAACGAATTACAGCAAAACTTCCAAACTCAATCGATTAATTTTACAGTTTCTGATGAACAACGTAAAAAAGTTGAAAATGAGTTGATGGTAGAAGCATCTAAAAACTTTCAACAACGCGCTCAAATGTTAACTCAAGCATGGAATAAAAACCAATATACATTGGTTAATCTGAACTTGAATACCAACAACTATTTCCCACAACCTGTAATGCGTGCCAGCATGGCTAAATTCGCTGCTGCTGAAGCGGCTCCAGCTCAAGACATGGCAGCTGGTGAGTCTAAAATTACTGTAAATGCAAACGGTTCAATTCAATTTAAATAA
- the rapA gene encoding RNA polymerase-associated protein RapA: MEKLQQYAIGQRWLSDTETELGLGVLIDVDERSVSILFPKSDETRVYARNNAPLSRIIFNTNDEVQDQEGQKWIVESVEDRHGVLRYNVVRTLENGEQERKALNETRIGAQIQLSKPLDRLLASQVDYKEWYDLRIEAMLMQAQMQTSPLRGMVGARVGLIPHQLYIAHEVGKRFAPRVLLADEVGLGKTIEAGLIIHQQLKTGRSERILILVPDSLQYQWMIEMRRRFNLQFSLFDLTRTASIKEHDPELNPFLTEQCIIASVDLMVDHDDLREQAIEAGFDLLVVDEAHHLMWSEEEGGNDRYDLIEELAENTAGVLLLTATPEQLGVESHFARLRLLDPQRFSSLERFLDEETQYQQTAKIAEVLMSDQALTPEHLSALEGLLGHSIEDQPDQRFRAIHELLDRHGTGRILFRNTREAIQGFPGRDCQPAPLPAPEDWSKDGKLREQMWPEEAQIDGSWMQNDPRVPWLMEILRKDLKHKKVLLIARSGPVVESLENVLRLHAGIRTAMFHEGMSLLERDQAAAYFAEESYGAQILLCSEIGSEGRNFQFASDLILFDLPANPDVLEQRIGRLDRIGQENRIQIHVPYLVGTAQERMFRWYNEALNIFSNISPTAQTLQENFIVELKDCLLADQGQTFEDLLEEVNVQRQALEAELQAGRDRLLEYNSCRPIVAQEIVQALEDYDDNTTLPMFVKRFMSSTNIDFDEQSNGTVIIKPTDQMQVQGLALDEEGMTATFYRDQAQLREDAQYLTLEHPFIESVMEMIRTQSFGSTNVAVLKSNALKQGSVLIEVWFKVDVVAPKSLNLPSSLPKQLIRVLLSENGQDLSEKIDPTILKPYLHHLDGNSCRQVVKARRDIIEQRYKQALEIAKVDLPQLQQQAKEHYGNKWQYEIDRLTYLKQFNPSIRQDEIERLQKLQKEGLSLLDGLTVTPEAIQVLVVVKP; this comes from the coding sequence GTGGAAAAATTGCAGCAGTATGCTATTGGTCAACGTTGGCTATCAGACACAGAAACTGAGCTCGGTTTAGGTGTTCTTATTGATGTAGATGAAAGATCTGTCAGCATTTTATTCCCCAAAAGTGATGAGACACGTGTATATGCACGTAATAATGCTCCACTATCTCGTATCATCTTCAATACGAATGATGAAGTTCAAGATCAAGAAGGCCAGAAGTGGATCGTTGAGTCTGTTGAAGACCGTCATGGCGTTTTGCGTTACAACGTTGTTCGTACTTTAGAAAATGGCGAGCAAGAGCGTAAAGCACTCAATGAAACACGTATTGGTGCGCAAATTCAATTATCTAAACCTTTAGATCGTTTGCTTGCAAGTCAAGTTGACTATAAAGAGTGGTATGACCTGCGTATTGAAGCGATGCTCATGCAAGCACAAATGCAGACCAGTCCTCTCCGTGGAATGGTCGGTGCACGTGTTGGCCTGATCCCTCATCAGCTTTATATCGCACATGAAGTTGGTAAACGTTTTGCTCCTCGTGTTTTACTTGCCGATGAAGTTGGTTTAGGTAAAACAATTGAAGCTGGTTTAATTATCCACCAACAGCTTAAAACTGGTCGTTCAGAACGAATTCTGATTTTAGTCCCTGATTCTCTTCAGTATCAGTGGATGATTGAAATGCGTCGCCGTTTTAACTTGCAATTCTCTCTGTTTGATTTAACGCGTACTGCATCTATTAAAGAACATGATCCAGAGCTTAACCCGTTCTTGACTGAGCAATGCATTATTGCCAGCGTTGACTTAATGGTTGACCATGATGATTTGCGTGAGCAAGCCATAGAAGCTGGTTTTGATTTGCTCGTAGTCGATGAAGCACATCATTTGATGTGGAGCGAAGAAGAAGGCGGTAATGATCGCTACGATTTAATTGAAGAATTAGCTGAAAATACAGCAGGGGTGTTATTACTCACTGCAACACCTGAACAATTAGGCGTAGAAAGCCATTTCGCTCGCTTACGTTTACTTGATCCACAGCGTTTTAGTAGTTTAGAACGCTTTTTAGATGAAGAGACTCAATATCAGCAGACTGCAAAAATTGCTGAAGTGCTCATGTCGGATCAAGCTCTAACACCAGAGCATTTATCTGCTTTAGAAGGTTTGTTAGGTCACAGCATTGAAGACCAGCCTGATCAACGCTTTAGAGCTATTCACGAGTTATTAGACCGTCACGGTACTGGACGTATTTTATTCCGTAATACACGTGAAGCAATTCAGGGCTTCCCAGGTCGTGATTGTCAGCCAGCACCATTACCAGCACCAGAAGATTGGTCAAAAGATGGCAAACTGCGTGAGCAAATGTGGCCTGAAGAAGCACAGATTGATGGTTCATGGATGCAAAATGATCCGCGTGTACCATGGTTAATGGAAATTTTACGCAAAGATCTTAAGCATAAAAAAGTGCTTTTAATTGCGCGTAGTGGACCAGTGGTTGAGTCTTTAGAAAATGTATTGCGTTTGCATGCAGGTATTCGTACCGCAATGTTCCATGAGGGCATGAGCTTACTAGAGCGTGACCAAGCAGCTGCTTATTTTGCCGAAGAAAGCTATGGCGCTCAGATTCTATTGTGTTCGGAAATTGGTTCGGAAGGCCGTAATTTCCAATTCGCCAGTGATCTAATTTTATTTGATCTACCAGCTAACCCAGATGTTTTAGAGCAACGTATCGGACGTCTAGACCGTATTGGTCAAGAAAACCGTATCCAAATTCATGTGCCATATCTTGTGGGAACAGCTCAAGAGCGTATGTTCCGTTGGTATAACGAAGCACTTAATATTTTCAGCAATATTTCTCCGACAGCGCAAACGCTGCAAGAGAATTTTATTGTTGAATTAAAAGACTGCTTACTTGCAGACCAAGGTCAAACATTTGAAGATTTGCTTGAAGAGGTGAACGTTCAACGTCAAGCCTTAGAAGCTGAACTTCAAGCTGGTCGAGATCGTTTACTTGAATATAATTCATGTCGCCCTATCGTGGCACAAGAAATTGTTCAGGCCCTTGAAGACTATGATGACAATACTACGCTACCAATGTTTGTGAAGCGTTTCATGTCATCAACCAATATCGACTTTGATGAGCAAAGTAATGGTACGGTGATTATTAAACCAACCGACCAAATGCAAGTGCAAGGTTTGGCTTTAGACGAAGAAGGTATGACCGCAACGTTCTATCGCGATCAAGCTCAGCTTCGTGAAGATGCTCAATATTTAACTTTAGAGCATCCATTCATTGAAAGTGTTATGGAAATGATCCGTACGCAATCATTTGGTAGTACCAATGTTGCTGTACTCAAATCTAATGCTTTAAAGCAGGGTTCAGTCTTAATTGAAGTCTGGTTTAAAGTAGATGTTGTTGCCCCGAAATCACTGAACTTACCATCGAGCTTACCTAAGCAGCTTATTCGCGTATTGTTAAGTGAAAATGGACAGGATTTGTCTGAAAAAATTGATCCGACAATTTTAAAACCATATTTACATCATTTAGATGGCAATAGCTGCCGCCAAGTAGTTAAAGCTCGCCGTGATATCATTGAGCAGCGCTATAAACAAGCGTTAGAAATTGCGAAAGTTGATTTACCGCAGCTTCAGCAACAAGCAAAAGAACATTATGGCAATAAATGGCAATATGAAATTGACCGTTTAACTTATCTCAAACAGTTCAACCCAAGTATTCGTCAAGACGAAATTGAACGTTTACAGAAACTGCAAAAAGAAGGCTTGAGCTTACTTGATGGTTTAACTGTTACACCAGAAGCAATTCAAGTGTTAGTTGTGGTTAAGCCGTAA
- a CDS encoding ferredoxin reductase encodes MQAIEKRNSLFNSLTQAIFDKEMANFWLQKVNPLWSVKHGLVQIVKKEFVAHDMVSLTLKCNRLVKMGVAGQHHPVIVEIAGRRYERTYSLTQIDAQHLRLTVKKVADGIVSNWFISESKIGDVFELGQPYGDMQQNIKTPNLIMLAAGSGITPMLSLITAIKQSQQLDKVQVQLLYWVKQRSDAAFVEYFEKVAQQYPNFNYQVFYTQETPNDERLNAEHLALVDDIENSTIYACGPSGFVATVEQLFENAPAVLTEAFSLTNESSADDIGYVNVTLTQSNKVIAIPKGQSILVSLEHEGVKPTHGCRMGICNKCVCSKTQGSTRNLLNGSENTEPSQLLKICVNSAQSDLVIDL; translated from the coding sequence ATGCAAGCAATCGAAAAGAGAAATTCTCTATTCAATTCATTGACACAAGCCATCTTTGATAAAGAAATGGCTAATTTCTGGCTACAAAAAGTTAATCCTTTATGGTCTGTAAAACATGGCCTTGTTCAAATTGTAAAAAAAGAATTTGTCGCTCACGACATGGTGAGCTTGACGCTAAAATGTAACCGCTTAGTGAAAATGGGCGTTGCAGGCCAGCATCATCCTGTAATTGTAGAAATTGCCGGTCGTCGCTATGAACGTACTTATAGTTTGACGCAAATTGATGCGCAGCACTTACGTTTAACCGTAAAAAAAGTTGCAGACGGTATTGTTAGTAACTGGTTTATTTCTGAAAGCAAAATCGGTGATGTTTTTGAGCTTGGTCAACCTTATGGTGACATGCAACAAAACATCAAAACACCGAATTTAATTATGTTGGCTGCGGGTAGTGGTATTACCCCAATGTTGAGCCTAATTACTGCGATTAAACAAAGCCAGCAGTTAGATAAAGTTCAGGTACAACTTTTATATTGGGTGAAACAACGTTCAGATGCCGCTTTCGTTGAGTACTTTGAAAAAGTTGCACAGCAATATCCGAACTTTAATTATCAGGTTTTCTATACACAAGAAACCCCAAATGATGAACGTTTAAATGCAGAGCATTTAGCATTAGTTGATGATATCGAAAACAGCACAATTTATGCGTGTGGACCTTCTGGCTTTGTAGCGACTGTTGAGCAGTTATTTGAAAACGCTCCAGCCGTTTTAACAGAAGCCTTTAGCTTAACAAATGAAAGCTCTGCTGATGATATTGGTTATGTGAATGTCACATTAACCCAGTCTAATAAGGTGATTGCAATTCCTAAAGGCCAATCAATTTTGGTCAGCCTTGAACATGAAGGTGTTAAACCGACTCATGGTTGCCGTATGGGAATTTGTAATAAATGTGTTTGTAGTAAAACACAAGGTTCAACACGTAATTTACTCAACGGTAGTGAAAATACTGAACCAAGCCAATTACTCAAAATTTGTGTGAACTCAGCACAATCCGATCTAGTTATTGATCTTTAA
- a CDS encoding AI-2E family transporter has protein sequence MQNLNNRQSLIASYILMGIFLLSVIPLHLLASFFAGFLIYEIIISLSSVVERYIDGQRARIFISILLSIVTISLIGFFITSLISFVVHDLKGVGLHSINGKVDQTLLHLQAEIGKYLPGYIPDSVTDLKDEIFAFMKDNVTTLKNTSSDILHNFVTMVMGLIIGILVAIHGFHRRTPQPVFKSLLIQRIQKLSISFKNVVFAQIKISAINTLLFILFAFILLPLWGVHLPFAKTLTILTFMFGLIPILGNLISNTLTFIAALTISLGLAGAALLYLVLVHKLEYFINAKIIGHKINANAWEILLAMLVFESIFGLGGLIAAPIFYAYLKLELKDAGLI, from the coding sequence ATGCAAAATTTGAATAATCGTCAAAGTCTGATTGCAAGCTACATTCTTATGGGCATCTTTTTGCTTTCGGTTATCCCCTTACATTTATTAGCAAGTTTTTTTGCAGGCTTTCTCATTTATGAAATTATTATTAGTTTAAGTTCAGTTGTAGAACGTTATATTGACGGCCAAAGAGCCCGTATTTTTATTAGTATTTTACTTAGTATTGTTACCATTTCGCTTATTGGTTTTTTTATTACCAGCCTGATTAGTTTTGTTGTACACGATCTAAAAGGTGTAGGTTTACATAGCATTAATGGCAAAGTTGACCAAACCCTACTCCATTTGCAGGCAGAGATCGGGAAATATCTTCCAGGCTATATTCCCGATAGCGTGACAGATCTAAAAGACGAAATCTTTGCTTTTATGAAAGATAACGTCACCACACTAAAAAATACCAGTTCCGATATTTTGCATAACTTCGTGACTATGGTCATGGGATTAATTATTGGTATTTTGGTGGCGATACATGGTTTTCATCGCCGTACACCTCAGCCTGTTTTTAAGTCACTGCTTATCCAACGTATTCAAAAACTATCAATTTCATTTAAAAATGTTGTTTTCGCACAAATAAAAATTTCAGCAATTAACACCCTGCTCTTTATCTTATTTGCCTTTATTTTATTGCCGCTTTGGGGAGTTCACCTCCCTTTTGCAAAAACCTTAACCATTTTGACCTTCATGTTTGGACTCATTCCAATTTTAGGTAATCTTATTTCCAATACTTTAACGTTCATTGCTGCTCTTACAATTTCCCTAGGACTAGCAGGTGCAGCATTACTTTATCTGGTTCTGGTTCATAAGCTTGAATATTTTATTAATGCTAAAATTATTGGGCATAAAATTAATGCCAATGCATGGGAAATTTTATTGGCAATGTTAGTGTTTGAGTCGATTTTTGGTTTAGGCGGTTTAATCGCAGCTCCAATTTTTTATGCTTATTTAAAGCTAGAATTAAAAGACGCTGGTCTTATCTAA
- a CDS encoding fatty acid desaturase family protein, producing the protein MNMPVKVEYFKNPKNRDLTPAELDAFAKELDQIKQEVLDDLGEKDAKYIRRVYAAIRYSSFLGRACLFAGWFPPAWILGTGLLGFSKIMENMELGHNVMHGQYDWMNDPKFNGQTYEWDTVGTSDNWRQTHNYKHHTYTNIKGIDDDIGYGLLRLFPEQRWKPGFLLQPVYSIPFCLLFQWGVAIQNLEIGRVLYKRKSMAKFLEELKPVNKKIGTQLFKDYVFFPLIAGPAALPVFTGNLVANGLRNIWTFTIIFCGHFTKDAEVFPKSVLQEESRGHWYMRQIRGSSNLKGSEALHILSGHLSHQIEHHLFPDIPARRYRQMAPKVEAVCKKYGLNYNNASLAKQFGQVVGRIFKYALPFKK; encoded by the coding sequence ATGAATATGCCAGTGAAAGTCGAATATTTTAAAAATCCTAAAAATCGTGATTTGACTCCAGCAGAACTTGATGCATTTGCAAAAGAGCTCGATCAGATCAAGCAAGAAGTATTGGATGATTTGGGCGAGAAAGACGCTAAATATATCCGCCGTGTTTATGCTGCAATTCGTTATAGTAGCTTTTTAGGCCGTGCATGTTTGTTTGCAGGTTGGTTCCCACCAGCGTGGATTTTAGGAACAGGCCTATTAGGCTTCTCTAAAATTATGGAAAACATGGAACTTGGTCATAATGTGATGCACGGTCAATATGACTGGATGAACGATCCTAAATTTAATGGTCAAACTTACGAGTGGGATACTGTCGGTACTTCTGATAACTGGCGCCAAACTCATAACTATAAACATCACACCTATACCAACATTAAAGGTATTGATGATGATATTGGTTACGGTTTACTTCGTTTATTCCCAGAGCAACGCTGGAAGCCAGGTTTCTTACTTCAACCTGTTTATAGCATCCCATTTTGTTTATTGTTCCAATGGGGCGTAGCTATTCAGAATCTTGAAATTGGACGTGTCCTTTATAAACGTAAAAGCATGGCAAAATTCTTGGAAGAGTTAAAACCAGTTAATAAAAAGATTGGTACCCAGCTTTTCAAAGATTACGTTTTCTTCCCTTTAATTGCAGGTCCAGCAGCGTTACCTGTATTTACTGGTAACTTAGTTGCTAATGGTCTTCGTAATATCTGGACATTTACAATTATTTTCTGTGGTCATTTTACAAAAGATGCAGAAGTATTTCCAAAGTCGGTTTTACAAGAAGAGAGCCGTGGTCACTGGTATATGCGCCAGATTCGTGGTTCTTCAAACTTGAAAGGTTCAGAAGCATTACATATTTTAAGTGGACATTTGAGCCATCAGATTGAGCACCATTTATTCCCAGATATTCCAGCGCGTCGTTATCGCCAAATGGCTCCAAAAGTGGAAGCTGTATGTAAAAAATATGGCCTAAATTATAACAACGCAAGTCTGGCTAAACAGTTTGGACAGGTGGTAGGCCGTATCTTTAAATATGCTTTACCTTTTAAAAAATAA
- the dat gene encoding diaminobutyrate--2-oxoglutarate transaminase, whose amino-acid sequence MSVTSVNPATNATNEYYLTRQSQMESNVRSYPRKLPLAIAKAQGCWVTDVEGTQYLDCLAGAGTLALGHNHPAVIQSIQDTLASGLPLHTLDLTTPLKDAFTEALLAYLPGGKEEYCLQFCGPAGADATEAAIKLAKTYTGRSSVISFSGGYHGMTHGALAMTGNLSAKNAVNGLMPGVQFMPYPHEYRCPLGLGGEAGVDALTYYFENFIEDVESGVTKPAAVILEAIQGEGGVVTAPVKWLQKIREVTEKHNIVLILDEVQAGFARSGKMFAFEHAGIEPDVVVMSKAVGGGLPLAVLGIKRKFDAWQPAGHTGTFRGNQLAMGTGLVVLKTISEQNLAQNAQERGDFLQAEFKKLAQEFPCIGNVRGRGLMIGVEIVDERKPADRIGSHPADSQLAAAIQTACFNNKLLLEKGGRNGTVIRLLCPLIITQDECVEVVARFKKAIAEALVAVRGA is encoded by the coding sequence ATGAGCGTTACTTCCGTTAACCCTGCCACTAATGCTACTAACGAATATTATTTGACTCGCCAAAGTCAAATGGAATCAAATGTTCGTAGCTATCCACGTAAATTACCGTTAGCGATAGCGAAAGCACAAGGATGCTGGGTTACTGATGTTGAAGGTACACAGTACCTTGATTGTTTAGCTGGGGCAGGTACATTGGCTTTAGGTCATAATCATCCTGCGGTGATTCAAAGTATTCAAGATACATTGGCAAGTGGTTTGCCATTGCATACTTTAGACTTAACCACACCTTTAAAAGATGCATTCACTGAAGCATTGTTAGCATATTTACCTGGTGGTAAAGAAGAATATTGCTTGCAGTTCTGTGGTCCTGCTGGTGCAGACGCAACTGAAGCAGCAATTAAACTTGCTAAGACTTACACTGGCCGTAGTTCAGTGATCAGTTTCTCTGGCGGTTATCATGGTATGACCCATGGTGCGCTTGCTATGACTGGTAACTTAAGTGCAAAAAATGCAGTTAACGGTTTAATGCCAGGCGTACAATTCATGCCATATCCGCATGAATACCGCTGCCCACTTGGTTTAGGTGGTGAAGCTGGTGTTGACGCTTTAACTTACTACTTTGAAAACTTTATTGAAGATGTAGAAAGCGGTGTAACAAAACCGGCTGCTGTTATTCTTGAAGCGATTCAAGGTGAAGGCGGTGTCGTTACAGCTCCAGTAAAATGGTTGCAAAAAATCCGTGAAGTGACTGAAAAGCACAACATCGTTTTAATTTTAGACGAAGTTCAAGCTGGCTTTGCACGTTCAGGCAAAATGTTTGCATTTGAACATGCAGGTATTGAACCTGATGTTGTTGTAATGTCTAAAGCAGTAGGTGGTGGTTTACCACTTGCAGTATTAGGTATTAAACGTAAATTTGATGCTTGGCAACCTGCTGGTCACACGGGTACTTTCCGTGGTAACCAACTTGCTATGGGTACTGGTCTTGTCGTATTAAAAACGATTAGCGAACAAAATCTTGCTCAAAATGCGCAAGAGCGTGGTGACTTCTTACAAGCTGAATTCAAAAAATTAGCTCAAGAATTCCCATGTATCGGTAACGTACGTGGTCGCGGTTTAATGATCGGTGTTGAGATTGTTGACGAGCGTAAACCAGCTGATCGTATTGGTTCGCATCCTGCTGATTCACAATTAGCTGCTGCAATTCAAACTGCTTGTTTCAACAATAAATTATTGCTTGAAAAAGGTGGTCGTAACGGTACAGTAATTCGTTTACTTTGCCCGCTTATCATCACTCAAGACGAGTGTGTTGAAGTAGTTGCTCGCTTTAAGAAAGCAATTGCAGAAGCATTGGTTGCAGTACGAGGCGCATAA
- a CDS encoding hotdog fold domain-containing protein — MATTLELWNKVSAFPKGKWTFSRMLCLKAPYFGSISPLFIDLKPNYCEIAIKKKRSVLNHIGTVHAIAMCNMAELAGGTMTEVTVPSTHRWIPKGMTVEYLKKAETDLIAVATPVEKNYDWEKAGEYLVNVEVYDSQKDKVFQATITMWISKKK, encoded by the coding sequence ATGGCAACCACTTTAGAACTTTGGAACAAAGTGTCTGCTTTTCCGAAAGGAAAATGGACTTTCTCACGCATGCTATGTTTAAAAGCACCGTATTTCGGTAGTATTTCCCCGCTCTTTATCGACTTAAAACCCAACTATTGCGAAATCGCCATTAAGAAAAAACGTTCAGTTCTCAATCATATTGGAACAGTTCATGCGATTGCGATGTGTAATATGGCAGAGCTAGCAGGTGGCACAATGACAGAAGTTACTGTGCCTTCTACACATCGCTGGATTCCTAAAGGTATGACGGTCGAATATTTAAAAAAGGCAGAAACAGACCTCATTGCAGTTGCAACGCCTGTAGAAAAAAATTATGACTGGGAGAAAGCTGGAGAATATTTAGTGAATGTAGAGGTCTATGATTCGCAAAAAGATAAAGTTTTTCAGGCTACGATTACCATGTGGATTTCTAAAAAGAAATAA
- the fabR gene encoding HTH-type transcriptional repressor FabR, producing MTQSSLSQNLNDTPQQQDVIEIKTATRSVGRKATITKEELFQAALNLIGPQKSIASLSLREVAREAGIAPNSFYRHFKDIDELAISLIDRAGIVLRKIIRQARLRASLQESIIRSSVDIFLQQLDADEGNLSLLLRESFTGSASYKAAVDRQLNFFQQELQEDLIRLERLNNNHLYHPDLVAKAITQLVFHMGAKVIDLPMNQRAEVAEQTMIMIRMILEGARHLDEAKIR from the coding sequence ATGACCCAATCTTCACTTTCTCAGAACCTGAATGACACACCTCAACAACAAGATGTCATTGAAATTAAAACAGCTACGCGTTCTGTGGGAAGAAAAGCGACAATTACTAAAGAAGAACTTTTTCAGGCCGCTTTAAATCTGATTGGCCCACAAAAAAGTATTGCTTCATTGAGTTTACGTGAAGTAGCTCGAGAAGCAGGAATTGCGCCAAATAGCTTCTATCGTCATTTTAAAGATATTGATGAATTAGCTATTTCTTTAATTGACCGTGCAGGTATCGTTTTACGTAAAATTATCCGTCAGGCTCGCCTACGCGCTTCCTTGCAAGAAAGTATTATTCGTAGTTCGGTCGATATTTTTCTTCAACAGCTTGATGCCGACGAAGGCAATTTAAGTTTACTGCTCCGTGAAAGTTTTACAGGTTCAGCTTCTTATAAAGCTGCCGTAGACCGTCAACTCAATTTTTTTCAGCAAGAGTTGCAAGAAGATTTAATCCGTCTTGAGCGCTTAAATAACAATCACCTCTACCATCCAGACCTTGTCGCAAAAGCAATTACTCAACTTGTGTTTCACATGGGTGCAAAAGTCATTGATTTACCAATGAATCAACGTGCAGAAGTGGCTGAACAAACCATGATTATGATTCGGATGATTTTAGAAGGCGCACGTCATTTAGATGAAGCAAAAATTCGCTAA